A single window of Acidimicrobiales bacterium DNA harbors:
- a CDS encoding transcriptional repressor produces MTSDEVSAALRSGGFSVTAQRLAVYDVLRENQHATAGDIVELVGKRLGSVSRQAVYDALEVLESCGLVRSIEPAGSPALYETRVGDNHHHAICRVCGETVDVDCAAGRRPCLQPPDVKGFLIEEAEVVYWGLCPRCARDAAGREATSRDVERRKEMDHA; encoded by the coding sequence TGGATTCAGCGTCACTGCACAGAGGCTCGCCGTGTACGACGTGCTGCGCGAGAACCAACACGCAACTGCCGGAGACATCGTGGAGTTGGTCGGGAAGCGCCTAGGGAGCGTCTCACGTCAGGCCGTCTACGACGCTCTCGAGGTGCTCGAAAGTTGCGGCTTGGTGAGGAGCATCGAACCTGCAGGGTCGCCGGCCCTCTACGAGACCCGTGTGGGCGACAACCACCATCACGCCATCTGCAGGGTCTGCGGCGAGACCGTTGACGTCGACTGCGCAGCCGGGCGCAGGCCGTGCCTGCAGCCCCCGGACGTCAAGGGTTTCTTGATCGAAGAAGCAGAAGTCGTCTACTGGGGCCTCTGCCCCAGGTGCGCACGCGATGCGGCAGGACGCGAGGCGACAAGTCGAGACGTCGAGAGACGAAAGGAGATGGACCATGC